In the genome of Vicia villosa cultivar HV-30 ecotype Madison, WI unplaced genomic scaffold, Vvil1.0 ctg.002711F_1_1, whole genome shotgun sequence, one region contains:
- the LOC131639615 gene encoding protein RSI-1-like: MAVRCSSSSILVVISLLLLVTFSNVAEAYGRAKLRPSDCKPRCTYRCSATSHKKPCMFFCQKCCAACLCVPPGVYGNKQVCPCYNSWKTKEGRPKCP; this comes from the exons ATGGCAGTACGTTGCTCTAGCTCCTCCATCTTGGTTGTCATCTCTTTGCTTCTTTTGGTTACATTCTCTAATGTAGCCGAGGCTTATGGACGAGCGAAACTCCGCCCTTCAG atTGTAAGCCAAGGTGTACGTATCGTTGTTCTGCAACTTCACACAAGAAGCCATGCATGTTTTTCTGCCAAAAATGTTGTGCCGCATGCCTCTGTGTTCCTCCTGGTGTGTATGGAAACAAGCAAGTTTGTCCTTGTTACAACAGCTGGAAGACAAAGGAAGGAAGACCAAAATGCCCTTAA